One genomic window of Arthrobacter sp. KBS0703 includes the following:
- the leuA gene encoding 2-isopropylmalate synthase, with amino-acid sequence MRNAQKPSGMPVHRYVPFQDQITVELPDRTWPDKVITKAPRWCAVDLRDGNQALIDPMSPARKLKMFQLLVGMGYKEIEVGFPSASQTDFDFVRQLIEGNHIPDDVTIQVLTQAREHLIERTYESLVGAKQAIVHLYNSTSVLQRRVVFNQDEDGILDIALQGARLCKKYEETLQDTHITYEYSPESFTGTELEYAVRVCNAIADVFEASADSQVIINLPATVEMATPNVYADSIEWMSRNLHPREGIILSLHPHNDRGTGVAAAELGYLAGADRIEGCLFGNGERTGNVDLVTLGLNMFVQGIDPMIDFSDIDEVRRTVEYCNQLPVAERTPYGGDLVFTAFSGSHQDAIKKGLEALEKDAAAAGKDIADFTWQVPYLPVDPKDLGRSYEAVIRVNSQSGKGGVAYLLKNEHNLDLPRRAQIEFSGVIQKQTDTVGGEVSGAQLWQVFQDEYLPSGTVDAQWGRYALGSFSTETDEDGSMTLHAALKIDGTPVHRTGTGNGPIAALLGILREDGVDVRVLDYSEHALSEGGSALAAAYVECAVGERVLWGVGIDANTSTSSLKAVISAVNRAIRDAQA; translated from the coding sequence ATGCGAAACGCACAGAAGCCCTCAGGAATGCCGGTCCACCGCTACGTCCCGTTCCAGGACCAGATCACGGTTGAGCTGCCGGACCGCACCTGGCCGGACAAGGTCATCACCAAGGCTCCGCGCTGGTGCGCCGTGGACCTGCGCGACGGCAACCAGGCCCTGATCGACCCGATGAGCCCCGCCCGCAAGCTGAAGATGTTCCAGCTGCTGGTCGGGATGGGTTACAAGGAAATCGAAGTCGGCTTCCCGTCCGCCTCGCAGACGGACTTCGACTTCGTCCGGCAGTTGATCGAGGGCAACCACATCCCCGACGACGTCACCATCCAGGTCCTGACCCAGGCCCGCGAGCACCTGATCGAGCGGACTTATGAGTCCCTGGTCGGCGCCAAGCAGGCAATCGTGCACCTGTATAACTCCACCTCCGTCCTGCAGCGCAGGGTCGTCTTCAACCAGGACGAAGACGGCATCCTGGACATCGCCCTCCAGGGCGCCCGGCTGTGCAAGAAATACGAAGAGACGCTGCAGGACACCCACATCACCTACGAGTACTCGCCGGAATCCTTCACGGGGACCGAGCTGGAGTACGCCGTCCGCGTCTGCAACGCCATCGCGGACGTGTTTGAGGCCTCGGCCGACAGCCAGGTCATCATCAACCTGCCCGCCACGGTGGAAATGGCCACCCCCAATGTCTACGCCGACTCCATCGAGTGGATGAGCCGCAACCTGCACCCGCGCGAGGGCATCATCCTCTCCCTGCACCCGCACAACGACCGCGGCACCGGCGTTGCGGCCGCGGAGCTGGGCTACCTGGCCGGGGCGGACCGGATCGAGGGCTGCCTGTTCGGTAACGGCGAGCGGACCGGCAACGTCGACCTGGTGACCCTGGGCCTGAACATGTTCGTGCAGGGCATCGACCCGATGATCGATTTCTCCGACATCGATGAGGTCCGCCGCACCGTCGAGTACTGCAACCAGCTGCCCGTGGCCGAGCGCACACCGTACGGCGGAGACCTCGTGTTCACCGCCTTCTCCGGCTCGCACCAGGACGCCATCAAGAAGGGCCTGGAAGCCCTCGAGAAGGACGCCGCCGCCGCCGGCAAGGACATTGCCGACTTCACCTGGCAGGTCCCGTACCTGCCGGTCGACCCGAAGGACCTCGGCCGCAGCTACGAGGCCGTCATCCGGGTGAACTCCCAGTCGGGCAAGGGCGGCGTCGCCTACCTGCTCAAAAACGAGCACAACCTGGACCTGCCGCGACGCGCCCAGATCGAATTCTCGGGCGTCATCCAGAAGCAGACCGACACCGTCGGAGGCGAAGTCAGCGGCGCCCAGCTGTGGCAGGTCTTCCAGGATGAATACCTGCCCTCCGGCACGGTCGACGCCCAGTGGGGACGCTACGCCCTGGGCTCGTTCAGCACGGAGACCGATGAAGACGGTTCCATGACGCTGCACGCAGCGCTCAAGATCGACGGCACCCCGGTCCACCGCACGGGCACCGGCAACGGCCCCATCGCCGCCCTGCTGGGCATCCTGCGCGAAGACGGCGTCGACGTCCGGGTGCTGGACTACAGCGAACACGCCCTGTCCGAGGGCGGCAGCGCCCTCGCCGCGGCCTATGTCGAATGCGCCGTAGGGGAACGGGTGCTGTGGGGTGTCGGGATCGACGCGAACACCAGCACGTCGTCCCTGAAGGCCGTCATCTCGGCAGTAAACCGGGCCATCCGGGACGCCCAGGCCTGA
- the recO gene encoding DNA repair protein RecO: MVQQSFAARAYRDDAVVLRTHKLGEADRIITLLTKHHGQVRAVAKGVRRTSSRFGARLEPFMVADLLLISGKSLDIVTQAVAKGAYGGNIAADYGRYTVAAAMTETAEKLTDVDGEAGTAQYNLLVGALASLSRGDHTPELILDSYLLRALSTGGWAPSFTGCARCGAAGPHTAFSAPLGGMVCGDCRPPGSPAPAAETVTLLGALLTGDWPTADSSLPLHRREAAGLVASYLQWHLERVLKSLKHVERT, from the coding sequence GTGGTCCAACAGTCTTTTGCAGCGCGCGCCTACCGCGATGACGCCGTGGTGCTGCGCACCCACAAGCTGGGGGAAGCCGACCGTATCATCACCTTGCTGACCAAGCATCACGGTCAGGTCAGGGCGGTGGCCAAGGGCGTCCGCCGCACGAGCAGCCGCTTCGGTGCCCGACTCGAGCCTTTCATGGTGGCGGACTTGCTGCTGATCTCCGGAAAATCGCTGGACATTGTCACCCAGGCGGTGGCCAAGGGCGCCTACGGCGGCAATATCGCCGCCGATTACGGCAGATACACGGTGGCCGCCGCCATGACCGAAACGGCCGAAAAGCTGACCGACGTCGACGGCGAAGCCGGAACGGCACAGTACAACCTGCTGGTCGGCGCCCTCGCGTCCCTGAGCCGGGGGGACCACACTCCGGAACTGATCCTGGACTCCTACCTGCTGAGGGCCCTGTCCACCGGCGGCTGGGCACCCAGCTTCACCGGTTGTGCGCGATGCGGCGCGGCCGGACCCCACACGGCTTTTTCTGCACCGCTGGGCGGCATGGTCTGCGGAGACTGCCGACCGCCAGGCTCGCCGGCGCCCGCCGCGGAGACGGTGACGCTGCTGGGCGCACTGCTCACGGGCGACTGGCCGACGGCGGATTCCTCGCTTCCGCTCCACCGCCGCGAAGCGGCCGGCCTCGTAGCCAGTTATCTGCAGTGGCACCTTGAGCGTGTCCTGAAGTCCCTCAAACATGTGGAGCGTACCTAA
- a CDS encoding isoprenyl transferase translates to MSLGKKTSPARRRTDPVVHPYPHSSGAVPPPIPAEFVPQHVAIVMDGNGRWANQRGLPRIEGHKAGEPALLDVVAGAIELGIKYVTVYAFSTENWRRSPEEVRFLMGFNKDVLRRQRNQLDEWGVRIRWSGRRPKLWGSVIRELEEAEAYTAGNSTCTLTMCVNYGGRAEIADAVSAIAQEVAAGRLKPGAITEKTIQKYLDEPDLPDVDLFLRSSGEQRLSNFMLWQSAYAEFVFMDTLWPDVDRRTLWDAVLEYAQRDRRYGGAVDAAAKPVDAARSR, encoded by the coding sequence GTGTCCTTGGGAAAGAAGACCAGCCCCGCACGGCGCCGGACCGATCCGGTGGTGCACCCCTACCCGCATTCTTCGGGCGCCGTCCCTCCTCCCATCCCGGCGGAGTTCGTGCCCCAGCATGTGGCCATCGTGATGGACGGAAACGGCCGCTGGGCCAACCAGCGCGGCCTGCCCCGCATCGAGGGGCACAAGGCCGGCGAGCCTGCCCTCCTGGACGTCGTCGCCGGGGCCATTGAGCTGGGCATCAAGTACGTCACGGTCTACGCCTTTTCCACGGAAAACTGGCGGCGGTCTCCCGAGGAAGTCCGCTTCCTGATGGGATTTAACAAGGATGTGCTGCGACGCCAGCGCAACCAGCTGGACGAGTGGGGCGTCCGGATCCGCTGGTCGGGCCGGCGGCCAAAGCTGTGGGGCTCGGTTATCCGTGAGCTGGAGGAGGCCGAGGCGTACACGGCCGGAAATAGCACGTGCACGTTAACCATGTGTGTTAATTACGGCGGCCGCGCGGAAATAGCGGACGCGGTCTCCGCCATTGCGCAGGAGGTCGCCGCCGGACGGCTCAAACCCGGCGCGATTACGGAGAAAACCATCCAGAAGTACCTCGACGAACCGGACCTTCCCGACGTCGACCTTTTCCTGCGCAGTTCAGGCGAGCAGCGCCTTTCCAACTTCATGCTGTGGCAGTCGGCGTACGCGGAGTTCGTGTTCATGGACACCCTGTGGCCCGACGTCGACCGCCGCACCCTGTGGGATGCCGTGCTGGAGTACGCCCAGCGGGACCGTCGCTACGGCGGTGCGGTGGACGCGGCAGCGAAACCGGTGGACGCCGCGCGCTCGAGGTAG
- a CDS encoding alpha/beta hydrolase, producing the protein MEWQSDILGADFESCAFDATGSDGVTRTATLVRFVPRKDGAPSVPAGRRRAVMFLHGWSDYFFNTELARFWDRQGFEFFALDMHNHGRSLQPDSPGGYVADLGNYDAEIGAAIGMIAASGPEAPLSLALMGHSTGGLVAALWISRNPGVVSQLVLNSPWLEMHGSTLVRRAAWAMVEPLARLRPEAVLRLPERGFYWRSISSSAEGEWSLDDNYRPPMAFPVRAAWLSAVLAGHAKVARGLGIDIPILVLISGASENGMIWTEAMRSTDAVLDVNVIATRALSLGRSVSVERIDGALHDVFLSRAEVRADAYRRLARWIHGYAAADGTVD; encoded by the coding sequence ATGGAGTGGCAGAGTGACATCCTCGGCGCGGACTTCGAGTCCTGCGCCTTCGATGCCACGGGCAGCGACGGTGTCACGCGCACGGCAACGCTGGTCCGCTTCGTCCCGCGCAAGGACGGAGCCCCCTCCGTGCCGGCCGGCCGGCGCCGTGCCGTGATGTTCCTGCACGGCTGGAGCGACTACTTCTTCAACACTGAGCTGGCACGTTTCTGGGACAGGCAGGGCTTCGAATTCTTTGCCCTGGACATGCACAACCACGGCCGCAGCCTTCAGCCCGATAGCCCCGGCGGTTACGTCGCAGACCTCGGAAACTACGACGCCGAGATTGGCGCGGCAATCGGAATGATCGCCGCGTCCGGGCCTGAGGCACCGCTGTCGCTTGCCCTGATGGGCCATTCCACCGGAGGCCTGGTGGCGGCCCTGTGGATAAGCCGGAATCCCGGAGTCGTGTCCCAGCTGGTTCTGAACAGCCCATGGCTGGAAATGCACGGCAGCACGCTGGTCCGCCGTGCCGCCTGGGCCATGGTGGAACCCCTTGCCCGGCTGCGGCCCGAGGCAGTGCTCAGGCTGCCGGAGCGTGGCTTCTATTGGCGCAGCATCAGCAGCTCGGCCGAGGGCGAATGGAGCCTGGACGATAACTACCGGCCGCCCATGGCGTTTCCGGTGCGCGCAGCCTGGCTCAGCGCGGTTCTCGCCGGCCATGCCAAGGTGGCGCGGGGCCTCGGAATCGACATTCCCATCCTCGTCCTGATTTCCGGGGCAAGCGAGAACGGCATGATCTGGACCGAGGCGATGCGCAGCACCGATGCCGTGCTGGACGTCAACGTCATCGCCACGCGGGCACTGTCCCTGGGCCGGAGCGTGTCCGTGGAGCGCATCGACGGCGCCCTTCATGACGTGTTCCTGTCCCGCGCCGAGGTCAGGGCGGACGCGTACCGGAGGCTGGCCAGGTGGATCCACGGCTACGCGGCCGCCGACGGGACCGTTGACTGA
- a CDS encoding quinone-dependent dihydroorotate dehydrogenase: protein MRVYPTFFRLAFSWMDAERAHKIGFKGIRLAHTIGAGRVLERFTAPPSSLQTNALGMTFPSPFGLAAGFDKEGHGIEALTELGFGHVEVGTITGRAQPGNEKPRLFRLIEDRAVINRMGFNNDGAAAVAPRLKSARAALQRQHPKIRPVIGVNIGKSKVVELEDAAEDYLISARSLAPAADYLVVNVSSPNTPGLRLLQNVETLRPLLKAVGEEADKSAGRHVPLLVKIAPDLSDEDIDDVARLALDLGLDGIIATNTTIGRAGLSSSAEKVEACGAGGLSGAPLKDRSLEVLRRLKAATAGRLTLISVGGVETFEDVQDRLDAGATLVQGYTAFLYEGPFWAARINRQLARSRRG, encoded by the coding sequence ATGCGCGTATATCCCACATTCTTCAGGCTGGCCTTTTCATGGATGGACGCGGAACGCGCCCACAAAATCGGGTTCAAGGGCATCCGGCTGGCACACACCATAGGCGCCGGCCGCGTGCTGGAACGGTTCACCGCCCCGCCATCGTCGCTGCAGACGAACGCCCTCGGCATGACGTTCCCGTCGCCGTTCGGACTCGCGGCCGGCTTTGACAAAGAGGGCCACGGCATCGAGGCGCTGACCGAACTCGGATTCGGCCACGTCGAGGTAGGCACCATCACCGGCCGTGCCCAGCCGGGAAACGAGAAGCCCCGGCTGTTCAGGCTGATCGAGGACCGCGCAGTCATCAACCGGATGGGATTCAACAACGACGGCGCCGCGGCCGTCGCGCCGCGGCTCAAGTCCGCCCGCGCGGCCCTGCAGCGCCAGCACCCCAAGATCCGCCCCGTGATCGGCGTGAACATCGGCAAGAGCAAGGTTGTGGAGCTTGAGGACGCTGCGGAGGACTACCTCATCAGCGCCCGCAGTCTGGCGCCGGCGGCAGACTACCTCGTGGTGAACGTCAGTTCCCCGAACACGCCGGGTCTCCGGCTCCTGCAGAACGTGGAAACGCTGAGGCCGCTGCTGAAGGCCGTGGGGGAGGAGGCCGACAAGTCGGCTGGCCGCCACGTTCCGCTGCTGGTGAAGATCGCACCGGACCTGAGCGATGAAGACATCGACGACGTTGCGCGCCTCGCGCTGGACCTGGGCCTGGACGGCATCATCGCCACCAATACGACCATTGGACGCGCCGGGCTCTCGTCCTCCGCGGAAAAGGTCGAGGCCTGCGGCGCCGGCGGCCTGAGCGGCGCTCCGTTGAAGGACCGCTCCCTGGAGGTGCTGCGCCGGCTGAAGGCGGCCACCGCGGGCAGGCTCACCCTGATCTCCGTGGGCGGCGTGGAGACTTTCGAGGACGTCCAGGACAGGCTGGACGCCGGCGCCACCCTGGTTCAGGGCTACACCGCTTTCCTCTACGAGGGTCCGTTCTGGGCGGCCCGCATCAACCGGCAGCTGGCCAGGAGCCGCCGCGGCTAG
- a CDS encoding DUF3043 domain-containing protein — protein MFGRKKEAPAAQDVVDQQTAQSEALGKGAPTPKRKAQEAARKRPLVPEDRKASKAAERAAVADQRLKMRQAMDTGDEKFLPIRDKGPQKRFARDYVDARFSLGEYLMFGALVFVIISLVVPSTSEQMIYVLGGFWVMFLAVFVDVFILSRRLRKRLAEKFGEVERGTVWYGSMRSLQFRKLRLPKPQVQRGQYPS, from the coding sequence GTGTTCGGACGTAAAAAGGAAGCGCCAGCGGCGCAGGACGTAGTAGACCAGCAAACGGCCCAGAGTGAGGCTTTGGGCAAGGGCGCACCCACGCCCAAGCGCAAGGCCCAGGAGGCCGCCCGCAAGCGCCCCCTGGTGCCCGAGGACCGCAAGGCCTCCAAGGCGGCAGAGCGTGCCGCCGTCGCGGATCAGCGGCTCAAGATGCGCCAGGCCATGGATACGGGCGACGAGAAGTTCCTGCCGATCCGTGACAAGGGACCCCAGAAGCGCTTTGCCCGCGACTACGTCGATGCCCGCTTCAGCCTGGGCGAGTACCTCATGTTCGGCGCCCTGGTGTTCGTGATCATCTCGCTGGTGGTCCCGTCCACGAGCGAGCAGATGATCTACGTCCTGGGCGGGTTCTGGGTTATGTTCCTGGCCGTCTTCGTGGACGTGTTCATCCTCTCCCGCAGGCTCCGCAAGCGGCTCGCTGAAAAGTTCGGCGAGGTGGAGCGCGGCACGGTCTGGTACGGCTCGATGCGCTCCCTGCAGTTCCGGAAGCTCCGCCTTCCCAAGCCCCAGGTCCAGCGCGGACAGTACCCGTCCTGA
- a CDS encoding dipeptidase yields MTSSPAATPQEIGDSVAGVDTAALRSAINASFDSTVAQLKDLVSIPGIAWPSFDPAPLDRSAEAVADLVRGAGIADVRILRCDKEDGTPGGPAVVARREAAEGKPTILLYAHHDVQPPGDPALWDSEPFTAVERESRLYGRGAADDKAGIMAHIAAYGAVTQVLGDEFGLGVTLFFEGEEEAGSPTFRTFLETHRELLRADVIVVADSSNWKVGVPALTTSLRGLIDGTVEVQVLDHAVHSGMFGGPVLDAPTLLSRLIATLHDAEGNVAVAGLVSRDDVAVDLTEAEYRADASVLDGVQLAGSGTIASRLWTKPALSIIGFDAPAVDVASNTLLPRARAKFSLRLAPGQDPSEAMEAVRRHVELNAPFGAKVVFTPGESGNAFQTDTSSAAAGFALWALGEAWGVPAVEMGIGGSIPFISDLTDLYPAVQILVTGVEDPDSRAHSANESLHLEDFRNAVLAEALLLARLNVEDMR; encoded by the coding sequence ATGACTTCATCACCAGCGGCAACCCCGCAAGAGATCGGTGATTCTGTGGCCGGCGTCGACACCGCCGCCCTGCGGAGCGCCATTAATGCATCCTTCGATTCGACGGTGGCCCAGCTGAAGGACCTGGTCAGCATTCCGGGCATAGCGTGGCCGAGTTTCGATCCCGCGCCACTGGACCGCAGCGCTGAAGCTGTCGCCGACCTCGTCCGGGGCGCGGGCATAGCCGACGTCCGTATCCTTCGGTGCGACAAGGAAGACGGCACCCCCGGGGGGCCGGCCGTCGTGGCGCGTCGGGAAGCGGCGGAAGGCAAGCCGACCATCCTGCTGTACGCACACCATGATGTCCAGCCGCCGGGGGATCCGGCGCTGTGGGATTCCGAGCCCTTTACCGCCGTCGAACGTGAAAGCCGGTTGTACGGCCGCGGCGCCGCGGACGACAAAGCCGGGATCATGGCCCACATCGCGGCCTACGGGGCAGTGACGCAGGTGCTCGGCGACGAATTCGGGCTGGGCGTCACCCTGTTCTTCGAGGGGGAGGAAGAGGCCGGCTCGCCGACCTTCCGGACATTCCTGGAAACCCACCGCGAGCTGCTCCGTGCAGACGTCATTGTGGTGGCCGATTCCAGCAACTGGAAGGTGGGCGTTCCGGCGCTCACCACCAGCCTCCGCGGGCTGATCGACGGAACCGTCGAGGTCCAGGTCCTGGACCACGCCGTGCACTCGGGAATGTTCGGCGGACCCGTGCTGGACGCGCCCACACTGCTGTCCCGGCTGATCGCCACCCTGCACGACGCCGAGGGCAATGTGGCCGTGGCAGGCCTGGTCAGCCGGGACGACGTCGCCGTCGATCTCACCGAAGCGGAGTACCGCGCCGATGCCTCAGTGCTCGACGGCGTGCAGCTGGCCGGGAGCGGAACCATTGCCTCCCGCCTGTGGACCAAGCCGGCGCTGTCCATCATCGGATTCGATGCGCCTGCCGTAGATGTCGCCTCCAACACGCTGCTCCCGAGGGCCCGTGCCAAGTTCAGCCTGCGCCTGGCCCCCGGCCAGGACCCGTCCGAGGCAATGGAGGCCGTCCGCAGGCACGTCGAGCTCAACGCGCCGTTCGGGGCGAAAGTGGTCTTCACCCCGGGGGAGAGCGGCAACGCCTTCCAAACCGATACCAGCTCCGCCGCCGCGGGATTCGCGCTCTGGGCGCTCGGGGAAGCCTGGGGAGTGCCGGCCGTGGAAATGGGCATCGGCGGTTCCATCCCGTTCATTTCCGACCTGACCGACCTGTACCCGGCTGTCCAGATCCTCGTGACGGGCGTTGAGGACCCGGATTCACGGGCGCACTCCGCCAACGAATCCCTGCACCTTGAGGACTTCCGGAACGCGGTCCTTGCCGAGGCGCTCCTGCTGGCGCGCCTCAACGTCGAGGATATGCGCTGA
- a CDS encoding iron-sulfur cluster assembly accessory protein has product MSTTTNENSTEPTGTASDELASHEVQLTDVAAGKVRSLLEQEGRTDLRLRVAVQPGGCSGLIYQLYFDERLLDGDAVRDYDGVEVVVDKMSVPYLSGASIDFEDTISKQGFTIDNPNAGGSCACGDSFH; this is encoded by the coding sequence ATGAGCACTACGACCAATGAAAACAGCACCGAACCCACCGGTACGGCCAGTGACGAACTGGCGAGCCACGAGGTTCAGCTGACCGACGTGGCAGCAGGCAAAGTCCGCAGCCTCCTTGAGCAGGAAGGCCGCACGGACTTGCGCCTCCGCGTTGCCGTGCAGCCGGGCGGCTGCTCCGGCCTGATTTACCAGCTCTACTTCGACGAGCGACTCCTTGATGGAGACGCTGTGCGCGACTATGACGGTGTCGAGGTCGTCGTCGACAAGATGAGCGTGCCCTACCTCAGCGGCGCCAGCATCGACTTTGAAGACACCATCTCCAAGCAGGGCTTCACCATCGACAATCCCAATGCCGGCGGCTCGTGCGCCTGCGGTGATTCTTTCCACTAA
- the coxB gene encoding cytochrome c oxidase subunit II — protein MSSQNRTGSRRKTITSISGLAIAGALVLTGCSPEVTKGWLPTERGTTNHTDRIMDLWVNSWIAALVVGIITWGLIVWCIVAYRRRKGTVGFPRQTSFNLPLEVFYLTIPLFMVLVFFYFTDRDQQAIDDRSKPADVVVDVRGKQWAWDFNYKQGDVVTGDVHEAGVQAHLTGKEVDKEKLPTLYLPVNKSVDLELNSRDVIHSFWVPAFLQKRDMIPGKTNYIRFTPTKEGTYDGKCAELCGEYHSEMLFRVKVVSESEFQAHLTQLRQDGNTGLLGEEYDRNPNLNETK, from the coding sequence GTGAGTTCGCAGAACCGAACCGGCAGCCGACGCAAAACGATCACCTCGATCTCTGGCTTGGCAATTGCCGGCGCGTTGGTTTTGACTGGATGTTCGCCAGAGGTAACGAAGGGGTGGCTGCCTACAGAGCGTGGCACCACCAATCACACTGACCGCATCATGGACCTCTGGGTCAACTCATGGATTGCCGCCCTCGTGGTGGGCATCATCACCTGGGGACTCATTGTCTGGTGCATCGTCGCCTACCGGCGCCGCAAGGGTACCGTGGGCTTCCCCCGGCAGACCAGCTTCAACCTTCCCCTTGAGGTCTTCTACCTGACCATCCCGCTCTTCATGGTGCTGGTGTTCTTCTACTTCACCGACCGTGACCAGCAGGCCATCGATGACCGCTCCAAGCCCGCCGACGTCGTTGTTGACGTCCGCGGCAAGCAGTGGGCCTGGGACTTTAACTACAAGCAGGGCGACGTCGTCACCGGGGACGTCCACGAAGCCGGTGTCCAGGCGCACCTGACCGGCAAGGAAGTGGACAAGGAAAAGCTGCCCACGCTGTACCTGCCCGTCAACAAGTCGGTTGATCTTGAACTGAACTCCCGCGACGTCATCCACTCCTTCTGGGTTCCGGCCTTCCTGCAGAAGCGGGACATGATCCCGGGCAAGACCAACTACATCCGGTTCACGCCCACCAAAGAGGGAACCTACGACGGCAAGTGTGCCGAACTCTGCGGTGAGTACCACTCCGAAATGCTGTTCCGCGTGAAGGTCGTGTCCGAGTCCGAATTCCAGGCTCACCTGACCCAGCTGCGCCAGGACGGCAACACGGGCCTGCTCGGCGAAGAGTACGACCGCAACCCGAACCTGAACGAAACAAAGTAA
- the ctaD gene encoding cytochrome c oxidase subunit I: MATYTQSAPVGTLGAPVVPKSKGRIVVNWITSTDHKTIGYMYLIASFIFFCFGGVMALLIRAELFEPGMQILQTKEQYNQLFTMHGTVMLLMFATPLFAGFANVIMPLQIGAPDVAFPRLNALAFWFFLFGSTIAVSGFITPQGAASFGWFAYAPLSNTTFSPGIGGDLWVFGLALSGFGTILGAVNFITTIICMRAPGMTMWRMPIFTWNTLVTAILVLMAFPPLAAALFALGADRRFGAHIFDPENGGAVLWQHLFWFFGHPEVYIIALPFFGIVSEIFPVFSRKPIFGYKGLVYATIAIAALSVTVWAHHMYVTGSVLLPFFSFMTMLIAVPTGVKFFNWIGTMWRGSITFETPMLWSIGFLITFLFGGLTGIILASPPLDFHVSDSYFVVAHFHYVVFGTVVFAMFAGFYFWWPKWTGKMLNERLGKIHFWLLFLGFHGTFLIQHWLGVEGMPRRYADYMPQDNFTWMNQFSTISSFVLGASLIPFFWNVYITARSTEKVQVDDPWGFGASLEWATSCPPPRHNFTSLPRIRSERPALDLHHPELSQPHTIESPAPAAAVLGNADQKDTAQ, translated from the coding sequence GTGGCTACTTACACACAATCCGCACCTGTCGGGACCCTTGGCGCTCCCGTAGTTCCTAAGTCCAAGGGACGCATCGTCGTCAACTGGATCACCTCCACTGACCACAAGACCATCGGGTACATGTACCTGATCGCCTCGTTTATCTTCTTCTGCTTCGGCGGCGTGATGGCCCTGCTCATCCGCGCCGAACTGTTCGAACCCGGCATGCAGATCCTGCAGACCAAGGAACAGTACAACCAGCTGTTCACCATGCACGGCACGGTCATGCTGCTCATGTTCGCCACCCCGCTGTTCGCCGGGTTCGCCAACGTCATCATGCCGCTGCAGATCGGCGCCCCCGACGTCGCCTTCCCGCGGCTGAATGCACTGGCCTTCTGGTTCTTCCTCTTCGGGTCGACCATCGCGGTGTCCGGCTTCATCACCCCGCAGGGCGCGGCATCGTTCGGCTGGTTCGCGTACGCTCCGCTGTCCAACACGACGTTCAGCCCGGGCATCGGCGGTGACCTGTGGGTCTTCGGCCTGGCGCTCTCCGGCTTCGGCACCATCCTGGGCGCGGTCAACTTCATCACCACCATCATCTGCATGCGCGCCCCGGGCATGACCATGTGGCGCATGCCCATATTCACCTGGAACACGCTGGTCACGGCCATCCTCGTGCTGATGGCCTTCCCGCCGCTGGCCGCCGCCCTGTTCGCCCTCGGAGCAGACCGCCGCTTCGGCGCCCATATCTTCGATCCGGAAAACGGCGGGGCCGTGCTCTGGCAGCACCTGTTCTGGTTCTTCGGCCACCCCGAGGTCTACATCATCGCGCTGCCGTTCTTCGGCATCGTCTCGGAAATCTTCCCGGTCTTCAGCCGCAAGCCGATCTTCGGGTACAAGGGCCTGGTCTACGCCACGATCGCCATCGCCGCGCTGTCCGTGACGGTGTGGGCGCACCACATGTACGTCACCGGCTCGGTGCTGCTGCCGTTCTTCTCGTTCATGACCATGCTCATCGCGGTGCCCACGGGCGTGAAGTTCTTCAACTGGATCGGCACCATGTGGCGCGGTTCCATCACGTTCGAGACCCCCATGCTGTGGAGCATCGGCTTCCTCATCACGTTCCTCTTCGGCGGCCTGACGGGCATCATCCTGGCCTCCCCGCCGCTGGACTTCCACGTCTCCGACTCCTACTTCGTGGTGGCGCACTTCCACTACGTGGTGTTCGGCACCGTGGTGTTCGCGATGTTCGCCGGCTTCTACTTCTGGTGGCCGAAGTGGACGGGCAAGATGCTCAACGAGCGCCTCGGCAAGATCCACTTCTGGCTCCTGTTCCTCGGCTTCCACGGCACGTTCCTGATCCAGCACTGGCTCGGCGTTGAAGGCATGCCGCGCCGCTACGCGGACTACATGCCGCAGGACAACTTCACGTGGATGAACCAGTTCTCCACCATCTCCTCGTTCGTCCTCGGCGCCTCACTGATCCCGTTCTTCTGGAACGTGTACATCACCGCGCGGAGTACGGAAAAGGTTCAGGTGGATGATCCCTGGGGCTTCGGTGCCTCGCTGGAATGGGCAACGTCCTGCCCGCCGCCACGCCACAACTTCACGTCCCTGCCCCGCATCCGCTCGGAGCGTCCGGCCCTGGACCTGCACCACCCCGAGCTCTCACAGCCACACACCATTGAGTCACCGGCACCGGCAGCAGCTGTGCTCGGCAACGCCGATCAGAAGGACACCGCGCAGTGA